In Pseudoxanthomonas sp. SE1, the genomic stretch CGCACGGTCGCGGACACTGGCTGTCCGCATCCGGTGGCATCACTGTCGCCTTTCCCTCTGGAGATGACGCAATGGAAACGAATGAACTGCATCGCGGCCGCCTGATCGACCATATCCAGCTGGTCGTGCGCGACCTGGACGCCAGCCGCACGTTCTACGCGGCGGTATTCGACGTGCTCGGCATTCCGATGGCGGGCGAGGGCGGCAATTACTTCTGGGCCGACGAGTTGTTCGTCTCCACCGCCGACAGTGAAGCGGCGGATGGCAAGCTCACGGGACGCCACCACATAGCGTTCCAGGCCCAGGACCGCGCGATGGTGGACCGCTTCCACGAAGTCGCGCTGGCGCACGGCGGCAAGGACAACGGCGCGCCGGGTCTGCGCGATTACCACCCCGGCTACTACGGCGCGTTCGTGCTCGACCCTGACGGCAACAACATCGAAGCGGTGTACCACGGTGAAGCCAAGCGCAGTGCGCCGTCGGTGAAGGTGGAGTTCTGACGGATGCTCCCCTCTCCCTGCGCAAGCGGGGAGAGGGTGCCGAAGGCGGGTGAGG encodes the following:
- a CDS encoding VOC family protein, whose protein sequence is METNELHRGRLIDHIQLVVRDLDASRTFYAAVFDVLGIPMAGEGGNYFWADELFVSTADSEAADGKLTGRHHIAFQAQDRAMVDRFHEVALAHGGKDNGAPGLRDYHPGYYGAFVLDPDGNNIEAVYHGEAKRSAPSVKVEF